The proteins below come from a single Miscanthus floridulus cultivar M001 chromosome 1, ASM1932011v1, whole genome shotgun sequence genomic window:
- the LOC136489716 gene encoding probable xylan O-acetyltransferase 10 — protein MRPTMKAQHGNGRGSRSPFLTSYALTLAFITFVSVLYFKDFSSTLHRPFLNRPPPHPHRRPLRPRHHASDSDVASQARRRAAVEQLPFAVGAAPAGCDVGQGEWVYDEAARPWYQEEECPYIQPQLTCQAHGRPDRAYQHWRWQPRGCSLPSFNATLMLEMLRGKRMLFVGDSLNRGQYVSLVCLLHRSIPESSKSMETFDSLTVFKAKDYNATIEFYWAPFLAESNSDDAVVHRVADRIVRGTSIEKHAKFWKGADILVFNTYLWWMTGQKMKILQNSFEDKNKDIIEMETEDAYGMVLNAVLKWVESNMNPKTSRVFFVTMSPTHTRSKDWGDDTDGNCYNQTTPIKALSYWGPGTSKGLMRVIGEVFGASKIPVGVVNITQLSEYRKDAHTQIYKKQWNPLTPEQIANPKSYADCTHWCLPGLQDTWNELLYSKLFFP, from the exons ATGAGGCCGACGATGAAGGCGCAGCACGGCAACGGGCGCGGGAGCAGGAGCCCCTTCCTGACGTCCTACGCGCTCACGCTCGCCTTCATCACCTTCGTCTCCGTGCTCTACTTCAAGGACTTCTCCTCCACGCTGCACCGCCCCTTCCTCAACCGCCCGCCGCCGCACCCACACCGCCGCCCGCTCCGCCCCCGCCACCACGCCTCCGACTCAGACGTAGCAAGCCAGGCCAGGCGCCGCGCGGCGGTAGAGCAGCTGCCGTTCGCGGTGGGCGCGGCGCCGGCGGGGTGCGACGTCGGGCAAGGGGAGTGGGTGTACGACGAGGCGGCGCGGCCGTGGTACCAGGAGGAGGAGTGCCCCTACATCCAGCCGCAGCTCACGTGCCAGGCCCACGGACGCCCCGACCGGGCGTACCAGCACTGGCGGTGGCAGCCGCGCGGCTGCTCGCTGCCCAG CTTCAATGCAACTCTAATGCTAGAGATGTTGCGGGGTAAACGAATGCTGTTTGTTGGAGATTCTCTGAACCGTGGGCAATATGTATCATTGGTTTGCCTCCTGCATCGAAGCATCCCTGAGAGCTCCAAGTCAATGGAGACATTTGATTCCCTTACAGTTTTCAAAGCAAAG GATTATAATGCCACCATTGAGTTCTACTGGGCTCCCTTTCTGGCTGAGTCAAATTCTGACGATGCTGTTGTGCACCGTGTTGCGGATCGAATTGTAAGAGGAACATCCATTGAGAAACATGCCAAATTTTGGAAGGGGGCTGACATATTAGTATTCAATACCTACCTTTGGTGGATGACCggacaaaagatgaaaatttt GCAAAACTCTTTTGAAGATAAAAACAAGGATATCATAGAAATGGAAACTGAGGATGCCTATGGAATGGTACTGAATGCTGTGCTGAAATGGGTTGAGAGCAACATGAACCCCAAAACTTCAAGAGTATTTTTTGTCACAATGTCACCCACTCATACAAG GAGCAAAGATTGGGGTGATGATACTGACGGGAACTGCTACAACCAGACAACTCCTATCAAGGCTTTGTCTTACTGGGGACCAGGCACAAGCAAGGGCCTGATGCGAGTCATTGGGGAAGTGTTCGGCGCGTCCAAGATCCCCGTGGGGGTTGTGAACATCACCCAGCTCTCTGAATACAGGAAGGACGCGCACACTCAGATTTACAAGAAGCAGTGGAACCCGCTAACCCCGGAGCAGATCGCGAACCCAAAGAGCTATGCGGACTGCACGCATTGGTGCCTGCCAGGGCTCCAGGACACATGGAACGAGCTGCTCTACTCCAAGCTCTTTTTCCCCTGA